From a region of the Gemmatimonadaceae bacterium genome:
- a CDS encoding tetratricopeptide repeat protein yields MSRYLASLIALPLFVFTTTAHAQSESALRKSDLVRYLTGTTYSKSEIAAIVRRNCLAFVPSARDREDLKQLGANDAILREIDRCVNNNNKASSSESSDNPSRPVAPAPASPPTLTVINGLASATSGSVAYISVDLARGDAPVPGARLMLKGATGIPGGAQADPVAITDASGRATFTVPAGTHAGTYHMTVVTSDGSPLEGTTAVSLSTMPAGASLATVNPTAIAIGAGARGTRELSVAVNDAFGNPVSKATVQVRPYPARSGLGTLTQTTNDAGVAKFSIQTQPLQAGDSLVVSVGDRAVASVRVTAAEQVTALLLEAERQLATGRSGAVAAYDSVLSVDPANTRALLGRGYAESAEGKFDAANKDFATALREGEDVSGAHTGLGYTALRRGDLGGAAQHFQEALHSATGDPAASTGLAYAELWRIDSRQAPHRADALSSPRPTSYPARAADDLRTGIASFAARNTEAAERSLTSAASAAPNWPDVFYTRALVYQAEGRSDAAATDFQKYLNLRPNAVDRADVANRIKALSRSPATAFALGAIPGGGQFYTQQPVLGVIVLGGVAAGTAWALHSTTSTEIRTFTDPFGRVDTFTVNVSKRKNLGAGLAVAGGVLLVGAIEAALHVSSARGDPYPPSSPPNGSGAGRSTGALLTSPRLEPVLGVDPVSGAPRWGLALHLGFR; encoded by the coding sequence GATCGCTCTTCCGCTGTTCGTCTTCACGACGACCGCGCACGCGCAGTCCGAGTCGGCGCTCAGAAAGAGCGACCTGGTTCGCTATCTCACGGGCACCACGTACTCGAAAAGCGAGATCGCGGCGATCGTGCGACGCAACTGCCTTGCCTTCGTGCCGTCGGCGCGCGACCGCGAAGATCTCAAGCAGCTCGGCGCGAACGACGCGATCCTGCGCGAGATCGATCGCTGCGTGAACAACAACAACAAGGCTTCGTCGTCGGAGTCGTCCGACAATCCATCGCGGCCGGTCGCGCCGGCGCCGGCGTCGCCGCCGACGCTCACGGTGATCAACGGGCTGGCGTCGGCAACGAGCGGTAGCGTTGCGTACATCAGCGTCGATCTGGCTCGCGGCGACGCGCCGGTGCCGGGCGCGCGGCTCATGCTCAAGGGCGCCACGGGCATTCCCGGCGGCGCGCAGGCCGACCCCGTGGCCATCACCGACGCCAGCGGACGCGCGACGTTCACCGTGCCGGCCGGCACGCACGCCGGGACGTATCACATGACCGTCGTCACCTCCGATGGCTCGCCGCTCGAGGGCACGACGGCAGTCTCGCTCAGCACGATGCCGGCTGGCGCATCGTTAGCCACGGTCAACCCGACGGCGATTGCGATCGGCGCCGGTGCGCGGGGGACGCGCGAGCTGAGCGTGGCGGTGAACGACGCGTTCGGCAACCCGGTGAGCAAGGCGACGGTGCAGGTGCGGCCCTATCCGGCGCGCTCAGGGTTAGGCACGCTGACGCAAACGACCAACGATGCCGGCGTGGCCAAGTTCTCGATTCAAACGCAGCCGCTCCAGGCCGGCGACAGCCTGGTGGTGAGCGTCGGCGATCGCGCCGTGGCGAGCGTGCGCGTCACGGCGGCCGAGCAGGTGACCGCGCTCTTGCTGGAAGCCGAGCGTCAGTTAGCCACCGGGCGATCGGGGGCGGTCGCTGCCTACGACAGCGTGCTCTCGGTGGATCCGGCGAACACGCGGGCGCTGCTGGGCCGCGGCTACGCCGAGTCGGCGGAGGGAAAATTCGACGCTGCCAACAAGGACTTCGCCACGGCGCTGCGCGAGGGTGAAGATGTGTCGGGCGCGCACACCGGACTCGGATACACGGCGCTCCGGCGCGGCGATCTCGGCGGTGCAGCGCAGCACTTTCAAGAGGCACTGCATTCCGCGACCGGAGATCCGGCAGCGTCCACCGGTCTCGCCTACGCCGAGCTGTGGCGCATCGACTCGCGGCAAGCGCCGCACCGCGCCGACGCGCTCTCGAGTCCGCGGCCCACATCGTATCCGGCCAGGGCGGCGGACGACCTTCGCACGGGCATCGCATCCTTCGCCGCACGAAACACCGAGGCGGCGGAGCGCTCGCTCACCAGCGCCGCGAGCGCGGCGCCGAATTGGCCTGACGTGTTTTACACGCGCGCGCTGGTGTACCAGGCGGAGGGCCGCAGCGACGCGGCGGCGACGGATTTCCAGAAGTATCTGAATCTCCGGCCCAACGCGGTGGATCGCGCCGACGTCGCGAATCGCATCAAGGCGCTCAGCCGCAGCCCGGCGACCGCGTTTGCGTTAGGCGCGATCCCGGGTGGCGGCCAGTTCTACACCCAGCAGCCCGTCCTCGGCGTGATCGTGCTGGGCGGTGTGGCGGCCGGCACGGCGTGGGCGCTGCACTCGACCACCAGCACCGAGATCCGCACGTTCACGGATCCGTTCGGCCGCGTCGACACCTTCACGGTGAACGTGTCCAAGCGCAAGAACCTCGGCGCCGGGTTGGCGGTGGCCGGCGGCGTGCTGCTCGTGGGGGCGATCGAAGCGGCGCTGCACGTGTCGAGCGCGCGCGGCGATCCGTACCCGCCATCGTCGCCGCCGAACGGAAGCGGCGCCGGGCGCAGCACGGGGGCGCTGCTCACGTCGCCGCGGCTGGAGCCGGTGCTGGGCGTCGATCCCGTGTCGGGCGCGCCCCGCTGGGGGCTCGCCCTGCACCTCGGATTCCGTTAG